One window of the Clupea harengus chromosome 20, Ch_v2.0.2, whole genome shotgun sequence genome contains the following:
- the LOC105906006 gene encoding syntaxin-3 isoform X3 → MKDRLEQLKATLDTDDADDVEIAVDNAAFMDDFFVQIEDIRSSIDKIDEHVVEVKKLYSVILSAPTSEQKTQDDLETITNDIKKMANNARNKLKTIERNLETEQEERVSADMRIRKSQHAVLSRKFVEVMTKYNEAQVDFRERSKGRIQRQLEITGKATTDDELEEMLESGNAAVFTAGIVDSSISKQALSEIEARHKDIVRLESSIKELHDMFVDIAMLVESQGGIIDRIESNMDQSVGFVERAVADTKKAAKYQQEARRKKMMIMLCCLILGIVGFAYIYSFFS, encoded by the exons ATGAAGGACCGACTGGAGCAACTCAAAGCG ACGCTAGACACTGACGATGCTGACGATGTGGAGATTGCTGTGGACAATGCAGCATTTATGGACGATTTCTTTGTccag ATTGAAGACATCAGGAGTAGCATCGACAAGATTGATGAACATGTTGTTGAAGTGAAGAAGCTTTACTCGGTTATACTCTCGGCACCCACATCGGAGCAGA AAACACAAGATGACCTTGAGACTATCACTAACGACATTAAAAAGATGGCTAATAATGCCAGAAACAAGCTCAAGA CCATTGAGAGAAATTTGGAGACGGAGCAGGAAGAAAGAGTTTCTGCTGACATGAGGATACGCAAGTCACAG CATGCTGTGCTTTCACGGAAGTTTGTGGAAGTGATGACCAAGTACAACGAGGCTCAGGTGGATTTCAGAGAGAGGAGTAAAGGACGCATCCAGAGGCAGCTAGAGAtta ctggtAAAGCCACCACTGATGATGAGTTGGAGGAGATGCTGGAGAGTGGAAATGCAGCCGTCTTCACAGCGGGG ATCGTGGACTCCAGCATCTCTAAGCAGGCTCTGAGTGAGATCGAGGCGCGACATAAGGACATCGTACGCCTGGAGAGCAGCATTAAGGAGCTGCACGACATGTTTGTGGACATCGCCATGCTAGTAGAGAGCCAG GGTGGCATCATCGACAGGATCGAGAGCAACATGGACCAGTCCGTGGGCTTTGTGGAGAGGGCCGTGGCCGACACCAAGAAGGCCGCCAAGTACCAGCAGGAGGCGCGGCGT aAAAAAATGATGATTATGCTTTGTTGTTTAATTCTTGGGATTGTTGGCTTTGCCTATATCTACAGCTTCTTTTCATAA
- the LOC105906006 gene encoding syntaxin-3 isoform X2: MKDRLEQLKATLDTDDADDVEIAVDNAAFMDDFFVQIEDIRSSIDKIDEHVVEVKKLYSVILSAPTSEQKTQDDLETITNDIKKMANNARNKLKTIERNLETEQEERVSADMRIRKSQHAVLSRKFVEVMTKYNEAQVDFRERSKGRIQRQLEITGKATTDDELEEMLESGNAAVFTAGIVDSSISKQALSEIEARHKDIVRLESSIKELHDMFVDIAMLVESQGDTVDNIEVNVSRSVDHIEVAKSETKKAIRYQSKARKKMIIIGVVCAVVAVIIIIIIISQTV; this comes from the exons ATGAAGGACCGACTGGAGCAACTCAAAGCG ACGCTAGACACTGACGATGCTGACGATGTGGAGATTGCTGTGGACAATGCAGCATTTATGGACGATTTCTTTGTccag ATTGAAGACATCAGGAGTAGCATCGACAAGATTGATGAACATGTTGTTGAAGTGAAGAAGCTTTACTCGGTTATACTCTCGGCACCCACATCGGAGCAGA AAACACAAGATGACCTTGAGACTATCACTAACGACATTAAAAAGATGGCTAATAATGCCAGAAACAAGCTCAAGA CCATTGAGAGAAATTTGGAGACGGAGCAGGAAGAAAGAGTTTCTGCTGACATGAGGATACGCAAGTCACAG CATGCTGTGCTTTCACGGAAGTTTGTGGAAGTGATGACCAAGTACAACGAGGCTCAGGTGGATTTCAGAGAGAGGAGTAAAGGACGCATCCAGAGGCAGCTAGAGAtta ctggtAAAGCCACCACTGATGATGAGTTGGAGGAGATGCTGGAGAGTGGAAATGCAGCCGTCTTCACAGCGGGG ATCGTGGACTCCAGCATCTCTAAGCAGGCTCTGAGTGAGATCGAGGCGCGACATAAGGACATCGTACGCCTGGAGAGCAGCATTAAGGAGCTGCACGACATGTTTGTGGACATCGCCATGCTAGTAGAGAGCCAG GGAGATACTGTAGACAATATTGAGGTGAATGTGTCCAGATCAGTGGATCACATAGAAGTGGCAAAATCCGAGACCAAGAAGGCAATCAGGTATCAAAGCAAAGCTAGGAAG AAGATGATCATTATAGGCGTGGTCTGTGCTGTGGTGGCtgtcataatcatcatcatcatcatctcgcAGACCGTCTGA
- the LOC105906006 gene encoding syntaxin-3 isoform X1 gives MKDRLEQLKATLDTDDADDVEIAVDNAAFMDDFFVQIEDIRSSIDKIDEHVVEVKKLYSVILSAPTSEQKTQDDLETITNDIKKMANNARNKLKTIERNLETEQEERVSADMRIRKSQHAVLSRKFVEVMTKYNEAQVDFRERSKGRIQRQLEITGKATTDDELEEMLESGNAAVFTAGIVDSSISKQALSEIEARHKDIVRLESSIKELHDMFVDIAMLVESQGDTVDNIEVNVSRSVDHIEVAKSETKKAIRYQSKARKKTVIIVCVVLVILAIIALIIGLSVGLRSA, from the exons ATGAAGGACCGACTGGAGCAACTCAAAGCG ACGCTAGACACTGACGATGCTGACGATGTGGAGATTGCTGTGGACAATGCAGCATTTATGGACGATTTCTTTGTccag ATTGAAGACATCAGGAGTAGCATCGACAAGATTGATGAACATGTTGTTGAAGTGAAGAAGCTTTACTCGGTTATACTCTCGGCACCCACATCGGAGCAGA AAACACAAGATGACCTTGAGACTATCACTAACGACATTAAAAAGATGGCTAATAATGCCAGAAACAAGCTCAAGA CCATTGAGAGAAATTTGGAGACGGAGCAGGAAGAAAGAGTTTCTGCTGACATGAGGATACGCAAGTCACAG CATGCTGTGCTTTCACGGAAGTTTGTGGAAGTGATGACCAAGTACAACGAGGCTCAGGTGGATTTCAGAGAGAGGAGTAAAGGACGCATCCAGAGGCAGCTAGAGAtta ctggtAAAGCCACCACTGATGATGAGTTGGAGGAGATGCTGGAGAGTGGAAATGCAGCCGTCTTCACAGCGGGG ATCGTGGACTCCAGCATCTCTAAGCAGGCTCTGAGTGAGATCGAGGCGCGACATAAGGACATCGTACGCCTGGAGAGCAGCATTAAGGAGCTGCACGACATGTTTGTGGACATCGCCATGCTAGTAGAGAGCCAG GGAGATACTGTAGACAATATTGAGGTGAATGTGTCCAGATCAGTGGATCACATAGAAGTGGCAAAATCCGAGACCAAGAAGGCAATCAGGTATCAAAGCAAAGCTAGGAAG AAAACTGTAattatagtgtgtgttgtgctggtgATTCTGGCCATTATTGCGCTCATAATTGGCCTGTCTGTGGGTCTCCGGAGCGCCTAA
- the LOC105906005 gene encoding GTP-binding nuclear protein Ran, with the protein MAETEPQVQFKLVLVGDGGTGKTTFVKRHLTGEFEKKYVATLGVEVHPLVFHTNRGAIKYNVWDTAGQEKFGGLRDGYYIQAQCAIIMFDVTSRVTYKNVPNWHRDLVRVCENIPIVLCGNKVDIKDRKVKAKSIVFHRKKNLQYYDISAKSNYNFEKPFLWLARKLIGDPNLEFVEMPALAPPEIAMDPSLAAQYEHDLKVASETALPDEDDDL; encoded by the exons ATGGCAGAGACCGAACCTCAAGTCCAGTTTAAG CTTGTGTTGGTGGGAGATGGTGGTACCGGAAAAACTACATTTGTGAAGAGACATTTGACGGGAGAATTCGAGAAGAAATATGTTG CCACTCTTGGGGTGGAGGTTCATCCTTTggtcttccacacaaacagaggaGCCATAAAGTATAATGTCTGGGACACAGCTGGTCAAGAAAAGTTTGGCGGTCTCAGAGATGGCTACTACATTCAAG CTCAGTGTGCGATCATCATGTTTGACGTGACATCTCGAGTAACCTACAAGAATGTGCCCAACTGGCATCGCGATCTGGTGCGCGTCTGTGAAAACATTCCCATTGTACTGTGTGGCAACAAGGTGGACATCAAAGATAGGAAAGTTAAGGCCAAGAGCATCGTCTTTCATCGCAAGAAGAATCTGCAG taCTACGACATATCCGCCAAGAGTAATTACAACTTCGAGAAGCCCTTCCTTTGGCTGGCACGAAAGTTGATCGGTGACCCCAACCTGGAGTTTGTGGAGATGCCTGCCCTGGCCCCACCCGAGATCGCCATGGACCCCTCACTTGCTGCACAGTATGAGCATGACCTTAAA GTGGCATCAGAAACAGCTCTGCCAGATGAGGATGATGACCTTTAA
- the ndufs8b gene encoding NADH-ubiquinone oxidoreductase subunit 8, producing the protein MSTALRLLHCSSRPGTFGATPGLVRLFSLSVQRESFKYVNAQELPTDMKSITDRAAQTLLWTELFRGLAMTMSYLFREPATINYPFEKGPLSPRFRGEHALRRYPNGEERCIACKLCEAICPAQAITIEAETRADGSRRTTRYDIDMTKCIYCGFCQEACPVDAIVEGPNFEFSTETHEELLYNKEKLLNNGDRWEAEIAANIEADYLYR; encoded by the exons ATGTCCACTGCGTTGCGACTTCTCCATTGTTCGTCCAGGCCAG GCACTTTTGGAGCCACTCCTGGCCTAGTCCGACTGTTCAGTCTGTCGGTCCAAAGAGAATCATTCA AGTATGTAAATGCACAGGAACTGCCCACTGACATGAAGTCAATAACAGACCGTGCTGCTCAGACTCTGCTATGGACTGAACTCTTCAGAG GTTTAGCGATGACAATGAGTTACCTGTTCCGTGAGCCGGCCACCATAAATTACCCCTTTGAGAAAGGGCCTCTGTCTCCCCGCTTCCGTGGTGAACATGCTCTGCGCAGATACCCTAATGGCGAGGAGCGCTGCATTGCTTGCAAACTTTGTGAAGCCATCTGTCCTGcacag GCCATCACCATTGAGGCAGAGACACGTGCAGATGGAAGTAGGAGAACAACCCGCTATGACATTGACATGACCAAGTGCATCTACTGTGGGTTTTGCCAGGAGGCCTGCCCTGTTGATGCCATTGTCGAG GGACCTAATTTTGAGTTTTCCACTGAGACTCATGAGGAATTGCTGTATAACAAAGAGAAGCTGCTGAACAACGGTGATCGCTGGGAAGCTGAGATTGCCGCTAACATTGAGGCTGATTATTTATATAGATGA